The Primulina huaijiensis isolate GDHJ02 chromosome 18, ASM1229523v2, whole genome shotgun sequence DNA window tcacaccTGTCATTGTTATCATGTCTTCTTGGCAGGTATCATGTGTTCCCTTGCTAGAAAACACTGGACCAAAACGAATTCAGATCACATTTTCTCATGATTCGTATTTTTCTTCCTCTCTTTACTTTATATTTATTTGGTCACAGGAACTTTCTTGGTTTCTCTAACTGTCAACTAGGAGCCAGCTCGAGCTCGGTGAAAACGCTCGGTATATCCCAGCCATCGACCGATGGTAACATACTGTAATATAtgctgaaaaaatatatattaaacaaGGATGCAATTTTAGGGTGTATTCTTGTTTCACTTCTTTTGTTTAGTAGATAGATCAGGATTTACTTTAATGTGTATTGAGTGAAGAAGTTTGCCTTTTTTTCAAGTCTTTTCGCCTCTGTAATTGCTTTTCTTTGATTTTACCCAAAAATCGTATACAACTTTTTTTGGTAATGTAATCCGTGGCTGCGGTTAAAACATATATAGAAAGTGGGAATGTTTCTTCTTCCCTTTTCTCCccgagtgagtctcatgtgagaccgtctcacggatcttaatctgtgagacgggtcaaccctacccatattcacaataaaaagtaatactcttagcataaaaagtaatactttttcatggatgacccaaataagagattcgtctcacaaatacgacccgtgagaccttctcacacaagtttttgcctttctCCTCATTTCTTTGATCCAAGAATAAATAACATTAGTAACCACTTGTGTACTAGCAGTCGGCATACATCATCATTCAGTCCAAACCTGTAAAATATCGAAAATGTACACTTCTCTCTTGTGAAAATCAGATAAGCATCCTatatcttaaattttataaaagctCCTCTACACTGTTTGAAATACAGTGAACTGGAGTATTTTGATGATAGTAGAATAGTGATCAAAATGATCAGCGgataaatgctaaaaaaaaaaactgaattttttataaattatattttagatcATCTAGATTAGTTCAGATGTTATCGATATTAATTGACTAGTGTAAGATTGAGCCAAATGACAGGAAACTAACAAGTAACTTGTATTTCTCTCTCTTCTTCCAACGGCTGTCATCAGGCCTAAATTAGAAGACTAATCGCTTAGCAAGGGGCCTATCATATTAGGGGCAAAGGTGGGCTGTAGCCCGGCCCTTAATTAATGTGTAGCCCATCAACTTTTTTAGCCCAGAGTAATTAATGGACAACGAGAGAAGGGTGGTGGAAAAAGAGGCTAATAGCCGAAGCTTAAAATTTGCAAATCAACCACCGCTAGGCATTTggcaaaaaaaggaaaaattgttggTTTTtgtagaaataaaatatttgtggttttgttttttgtttgattatttttgttacagtttattataaatattctttatctttgatttttgttttgaacgattttgataatttattgGATGGTAACAAATTTTGTATCACCTTCTCCTtgaaatttattgattaattaaaaatatatattttttatttgaattatgtATTTTGACACTATTCTTCAGTTTCTCAGCTTAAGGAATTTTGAGTGatgtaaatattataatttatttatgtactaataatttaatttgatggAGTTTATTCTacatttaccaaaaaaaatttaaatcttcttGATTACATGtatattataacaaaaatatttttggttacATTTCTTGATTACAAGTAtatgtttataatatatatgtactttataacaaattttagcccattaaagtaaaaaaaatttatgattacTCCCCTTTATTTGTCATTTCAAATTCCAAAAATTTGTACgataacatatacatatataaataaataacaatagtAACAGTCAAAATTGTAATAAGTAAAAACATTATTGATGGATAATCATCATGATCTCAACTAATAATAAATGCGAAATAAGtagtaacaaaaaataaatggaatatttaattaaaattcaattttaccttgaacaatatataaaattccAAGCCTTTATtcgaaaaattcaatatttaccTCGAACAATGATAGAAGGATACattttattaaactttatttttctaGAATACAACGATCAGATATAATGTCAAAAACCAAGTCCCCAGGCATGCATTTACAGACGTGGAAGCTCGATTCCAATGGTGATGCCAGCTCTCCGTCCTGTTTCCGGTTTGCGTGTGAATCATATTCCACGTTCTCGCCATGCAAACGCTTTACTCCACTACAAATACCACCCTAGCTCGCCCCCTTCCATTTCCTCCCACCAAACACAATTGATCAGTGTGTATTAATCTGCAAATATTATGACTAGAGTCATCGCTTTCGCCGCTCTATTCGCTGCTCTTCTCGCAGTGGCCAGCGCTACGACCTACACCACGGTGGTGACCACCACAATGGTTGACAAGGAGAACCCGCGTGGCAGGGGCGAATCCTGCATGCAGGAATACGAACAACAACAGAAGATGAGCCACTGCCAGATGTGGATGCAGAAAGCGGGAGGACGCTACTTGGATGCCTCCTTCCTGAGGAGCACTGTGAGCAATCCAATGCGGGGACAAGGCGAGCACCTCCAGCAGTGCTGCCAGCAGCTGGAGCAGATCAGCTCTCCATGCAGGTGCGAAGCCATGAAAATGGTGTGGAGGGAGCAACAACGGGAACAAGGATCCAGAAGGTAAGAAATGCAAGAGATGAGGGAAATGGTGGAGAATCTGCCACAAATGTGCGGAATGCAAATGCATGAGCAGTGCCGCCTAAATGCTGCCTGAAGTACTCGATAGCCCACGCTGCCCTCATGCCTCGAGAATAAAGTTGTGCCTGTGCAGCCATTAATCTCGTTTGCTGATTTTTGGCAGGAGGTCCGcaagcatgcatgcaataattaAGTGGAATTTATGCGTACTATCGTGTGTGTAATTTTTACGTTAAAGTTTTACATGGTGGTGCAGCGTGAGTGTATCTTCTCCAGTTTGGGGTTGAATATATCCTTTTTATATTAATGCGACTCCAAAGTTTATGATTATTCTTCTCTGCAAACTTATGAAacgtattattattattataaagtaaaagaaaGCATGATAGATATATAGCCATATTTCTTTACAAATGGAAGATACAGATATATGTCGAACAGGAACTCGGTGGCGTTCTCCCCATTCCAAACTACATAACAGAAGTTTTAACCAAATATGGTGTCATTTTCAACTAATAATCACTTAAAAAAACTGTGTAATTCTCCCCATTCCAAACTACTAAAGGCATCCACGATAAGGAGATATTTCCTTCAAATATTTCTCTATTCAAATATCtcatatttcacaatcaaatatcACGCCAACTAAATATTTATGGATCTCACTGtcactttaattaatattttattttcatttaaataaaatcatttcacCACTTTAATTACTTTCATCTATTAtttagtattatatttttattgaaatataaaactaaaaagTTTATAACGATTATTTTTGAATAactaatttgtaaaaaaaataaatattaataaaattaaaaaaatttataacgaattatataaaactaatttatcacaaaacaatatttataacattaataataaaaaattacaaacataaaacatcatttataataataataattgaaaattaataattcacGAAGATACTAAAAAAAAGACATGAAAACAGaaattacaaataatttaattgtccaCTGCAGGTTTCTGATGCGCGAGTGCAATGCACGCATGCGTCTCAAGTCAACGTGAAACTCACGCTGTCttgaagaaatttaaaaaaaaatttgcaatactcggttacaaatttgtaacTGGGTATTGTAGTGGCACACAAATCAATGGTGTGCAGTGGTGAATATTTAGATGAAGAATATATTTGGATGACTTGGCTTGTAGAATATCTATCATTGTGGATGTCCTAATAAAAATCACTGCTCTGATTTATTAGCAAGTACTCAGaagatattatttataaaagtaGTTATAATAATAAGCAGAACTAGGATTTCAGAAGGTTGAAATCTCGTCGAACTCACTCGATAAAAAGAACAAAATACATAACTCAACAAATTACACGAAAgggaaaattataattataattgtagtTACGGTCAAGCTTGTatgttcttttttttaaaaaaattttgtctaTATAATCAAATGGGAAAAATTACTTCTTCCTTTTTCTGTaatttgcaaatttttttttttttttacttttggtcttgtttacaataattaaatttctatttttaacatgttttttttggttatattacgattaattttcatttttagtttgtaatatttatgttttttctgttttttaatgaaaaaaacatatcagttaaaatacgagaaaatggaaaaaatataaattatatgattaaaaatacaaatttatagttaaccaaactaaaaataaaaaaatataaataaaaagacaaaaaatgtaacataagagagaaaaaatcaTGATGGCCATTAAATTTTAGTTCACCTAGATCCAAAATCCCGATTTCATCTCAAATCTAGCACATGACAAAATCGTCAAATATACCAAGCACggtacacacatatatatgagttttgatatgttgcacaCCTACTGTGCACACTTAtatgagcaccgatgaggtgtcattCACCTATTNGATTAAAAGTACTGATAATTCATTCATATGAAACGACAATTGAAAAGGGTCATAATCTTTTTTTCCTTGTTTGTTTCATCCATCCCAATCAAACATTTTGCTCAATATACCACGACCTGAATCCGCATCAGAAAAATAAATACCATCAGCCATCACATCCCAATAACACACCCCGGAGTCTATGCATCTCTTCCTAATGTGACGATTAAACACATCGAAAGCTTTTTGTTTGTTATCCCACCAGATGTGACAGAAGAATTTAGTATTGAGCCAATAGCTTTCGCAGAAATGCCAAGAAAAAGATTGTTTTCTCGTAACGTTGTGATATCCCATGTCGTTATTTTTCGATGCGCAGTGCAACATCATGGGGTTAGTGTTCTCCGGGAGATTATTTTCTACTTCTATCACGTATGCCCTCGTGAAAAAGCAAGAATTTTTTTCATGAGAAAATGCAGCTTGTACGAGGCTACATGTTATTACAAGAACAAAGGTTAAGATTTTGGTTTTCATTCTTAAAgagcaaaaatacaaatattgAAGTGATATATATATCATCGATGGAATTGGATTTTAAATAGAGGTGAAAAGTAAAAAACTGCaggaaatttttaaaatagtgttGATTACAGAAGATTGAGGGAATAATattcttgaagaaattaaacataatatGATTGTAATGCAATCtagtcaaatcaataatttaattatcggGATTGTGATttgatgtaattatttttttcagatGTATGTTATTATCTAGGGAAAAGTTGCAGCCTCGTCAACGAaatgtataaatattttatataaagtataattttattttttactaatcataattttttttttacttgatataaagtttttttttgtgtgtgtgaatAGACCTTGAGAAGGGGAATTGAAGGTAATCAAatcttatataatatattaattacatGCTCGATcaaaaaaatcttatataatATGCTGCTTTTATAGATAAATAtaactaataataatttgaaatttggtAAGGGTTtgattcaaaaattattttaaaaaaatttgtttttatttggcaattattaattgaaaatgggaTTTGGATTCAAAAATTGGATGAAATGTTTTAGTTATGTTATCGTCCTCATTGtatacatattataaaaaaaaaattggatttagACTTGGATTTGGATTATAAAATCCATGAATTTATAATTCTACATTGGTATCATATCATCGAACTTTACAACCTAATTTCAGTAATTTCCGACTAAAATTAGACACTTAAGTAAAAATGCGACCAAAATAACTAAAAGTTAAATGTCAACAGACCAATATTCAAGTTTGACTAGTTATATGGCTAAAAGATCGAGATAACATACAAAATTAGataattaaaagatttttaaaatttatattgtcCATATAATACAAATCACATTGTTAAGACCGGTTTAGAGTAAAAGCTGATAAATAATACGACCGGTTTTGATATGATTAGTTATACAAGACCTATTTTTCTCAAAACAGTCGGTCCTCGTACAAATAGTATAAATTAATTGCGTTAGAAGATTTAAgtatttttaaacatcaaattttgatgaattatttaatcatgaatttttaaaacataagaTATCAATAC harbors:
- the LOC140964597 gene encoding 2S seed storage albumin protein-like; its protein translation is MTRVIAFAALFAALLAVASATTYTTVVTTTMVDKENPRGRGESCMQEYEQQQKMSHCQMWMQKAGGRYLDASFLRSTVSNPMRGQGEHLQQCCQQLEQISSPCRCEAMKMVWREQQREQGSRRSVSVSSPVWG